A stretch of DNA from Acidisarcina sp.:
AGAAGGCGATGCCTGGCGGTCCTATATTCCCTGATTCGATGGGAGGCAGAGATGATGGTTTCCCCGGCTCTATTGGCGCAGGCGCTACCGGGCGCGAGCTCCGGCGTGGACTGGCTCTACCAGTTCACCAACAACTTAACAAATCTGACCACACAAAACGGCGGCGCTTTGACGCAGCTTGGATTGACCGAACTCAGTTGCATCGCCCTGTTCACGCTTATCAGCATGGTTGTGAATTGGAACACGTCGGGGATGACGTTGCGCTTTCACACGCACCCGGTTCGTGCCGGCGATCTGACCCACTTTCTGCTACGGCTTATCATCTGCTGCCTGCTCATCAATTACTGGGTCAATCCGTTCCCTGGAGCGAGTTTTGGCATCAACCACTTCTTTTCGTATATCGCGCAGGCGATGGTTGCCGCGTTCGACCAGAACTCGCTCGACAATCTGCTTCAGCTTTTGAAGACGGCAGGCGACAACACGGCTATGCCTTCGCTCATGGCTCCTCTACAGATCCTTTGCTACTTCATTGTGCAGGGACTCCTGGGGTTGGCATCGGCGATTTTGTTCCTTATCAACTGCTCTTCGTTCATCCTCTATGGCGTCACGGCCTTGTTCGGCCCGGTCTTCATTCCGCTGTTGATGACCAGGACGTTCCGGGCTAAGTTCTTTCACTTTCTCGACGTACTGATCGGCTTTGCCATGATCCGCGCCGTGGCCGCCGCGTTCATCTTTGTTTGGGGCGGCTTTATGAATGCGTTCATTCAGCAGACGTTCAACGGCAACTATTCGATGGAGATGTGGCTTGCCAATCTCATCCCCTGCACGATGGTGTTCATTGCCTTCATCATCAACATGCTCTTTATTCCCAGCATGACGCAGGCGATCTTTGGCGGAACCGCTGGAATGGCGAGCAACATTACGCAAGCTGTCGGCGTTGCCGCCTCAGCCATTGCCATGACTGGAGGTCTGTAAGTTATGTGGCAATACCTTCTCGGAATCCTCTTACTTCGCCGGCTCGGGTTGACAAGGCCATTGCGTTACCTGTTCCTCTCCGTTCTCGGCATTCTATCCGTTGTCGTTTTCTTTTACACACTGAACCTGTTTCTCACTCTTGAGCAAAGGACGAATCCCCATCATGTTCACACGCGCAGCACGCACTAAAGAACAATTGACCCCAGAGCAAGTCTTGCTCACCGATCAGATCGGCAACGAAGTGTATGCCTCGCACTATGCTGAGCGGAAAGCGTACCGCTTCATCCTGGCCTGTAGCACGGTAATGCTGCTTGGCTCGTTGGGGATGAACCTATCATTGGCACACCGACCGATTGCCAACCGCTACATTCGCATTGATGAGATGGGCCGCGCCCAGGCGATCCAGTATTCGGACTTGAATTACAGTCCACGCGAGGGCGAAGTCCGCACCTACCTGACCGACTGGGCGAACTATCGCTATACGGTGAACCGCGACGTGATCGCCAAGAAATACCCGCTCAACTACTACTTTCTCTCGCAGGCTCTCGCCTCTAAGTTGATGGCCGACGACAATGCGAATCATCTCGTCTCGCAGGTCACGGCAGGCCAGATTGAATCGAGTGATGTCCAGGTCCAGAACGTGACCATTACTACCATGTCCGAAGAGATGGTCCAGGGTACGCGCATCGCACGCGGGACGGCTCTCATGACCCTCGACAAGTTCTACTCTGCGCAAAACTCCCATGAGCCGCGGACAGAGCATTGGCTGTTCAGCATTACCTACTATCTGAATCCCAAACAGGTCAGCGACCAATCGCGCGTGTTTCCGCAATATGAGTTCATCAATCCGCTGGGACTCACCATTACCGAGTTCCACGAAAACCGCGTCTCGGTGGACGTGGTTACGCCCGGAACAAGCACGACAAAAACCACGGGAGCGGCAAGATGAGTTACGAATTGATTCTGCCGTTCTTTCCCGAAGAACTGCGCGAGTTGCTACTTGACCCGTCGATCTCCGACTTAATGGTTAACGGGACCACCGGTGTGTTCGCAGATCGCAATGGTGTGGTTGAACACATTGAACTGCGCACGCCGTACACAAACGAGCGGCTTCAAGCGGCGATTGAGCGCGTGGCGCGCATTCTCGGCCAGGACCTCACCGGCCAGAATCCGATTCTCAATACACGCCTGCCCGATGGTTCGCGCGTGGCCGTGGTCGGCCCGCCCTCTTCGGTCTATGGCCCGACGTTGACCGTGCGCAAATTTAACCGCTGGTTTACCTCGGATGAATTGGTTGCAGCAGGCAGCTTGCCACGTCAGATTCGGGATGCGGTGGTGGAGCTTATCGGCCAACGGAAGAACGGCATCATTGCCGGTGGAACCGGATCTGGCAAAACAACCCTGATGAAAGCGTTACTCGATCACGTTCCCATGCGAGAACGGCTTATTGTGATCGAGCAACCGGCCGAGTTGAAGATTGCGCATCCCAATGCCGTTCGCTGGGAGGCAGTCGCCGCCATTCCGGGCCAAGTCGCCGTGACTCCGAGCCAGCTTGTCGCCGCCGCTCTGCGGCACCGTCCCGACCGCATCATCATGGGCGAAATCCGCGATGAATGCGGCTACGACTTGTTGCAGGCCATGAACACCGGCCACGGCGGAACACTCTCGACTCTCCATGCGGATTCCGCGCTTGACGCGCTCGACCGGCTGGCGGATATGGCGTTGAGCGCCAGGACGAACTTGAACCAACAATTCATCCGGTCGCAGACCGGAAAGGCAGTCGATTTCGTTCTCTACTGCGAACGCAATTCCACGGGCCGGCGCCGAGTACGCGAGCTTATCACCGTGAAAGGCTACAGCCACGCGGACCAGTCCTTCGAGACCGAGGAACTCTATCGGGTTTCCTCTGCGGTTGCGGCGTGATCGAGCAGATGGAAACGCGGATCAGAGGCACGGCCATGAACAGCCTTCTTGAGCACGGTGTCGCAGACAGAATCCCGCCCACCCTGTGCGCACTTGAGCGGGGCCGCACCGAACGTGAAGACGGCAGCATGGGGTGCGAAACGCGGCTCTTTGTCCCGAGGTCTGGCGAGGAACGTGGATCTGGTTTGCCGGTTGATGCCATCGCCGAAAAGCAGAGAGATTGCGTTCAGATGCGAGTCTCCCCGGTTCCATTCCGTCTCTTGCTCGGTCACTGCTTCGGGGCCTATGCGACGCCCGGCGGCAAGCTCGCTCTTCTGCTTTTACGGTTTCCATCGAAATCTTGTTCGGAAAGAACACCGAAAAGATTTACGTCGGACCCTCCGCAAATGCAGAGCTTCGACCTTGGGAGTCGCGCCCACTCGCATAGCTTCGCCAGGTGTGACCCGAGCAAGATCGGGAATTCAAAAACGGAGACTCAATCATGTATCTGAATCGCGCAACTCTCATTGGCTATCTCGGCAACGATGCCGAAGTTCGCACCGGCAAGAACAACCAGAAGTTCACCACCTTCTCCATCGCCACCAAGACCTCGTACAAAGACAAAGAGTCCGGCGAATACATTTCGCACACCGAATGGCATCGCTGCATCGTCTTCGGCAAGTTCGGCGAGTTCGCGGCCACGCTCAAGAAGGGCGCGCACGTACAGGTCGAGGGTGAGATTCGCCACACCGAGTACACGCCCAAGAAGGCCAAAAAGCCGGTGCGCACCGACAGCATCCGCGTTGCCTCCATCCTCAAGCTCGACCGCGCCGAAAAGGCCGCCGAGGAAGTCTTCGAGGAGGAGATTCCTGTCGAGGACGAGGCCGCGTAAGGCTTCGTCTCGGCCCTTCACGGAAGCCCGGCATTGCCGGGCTTCCCCTCTGCTAACCGGCCTGTGGAATCACGCCCCGAACGAGGTCAAACATGAACCAGGTTGCCGCCAATTTCCTCACCCGTTGTTTCGCCTCCTGCGAGACGATTGCGCTCTTGCTGCGCCGGGAAGATGCAACCCGGCCACAGCAGCGCGTGGTCACGCTCGAACAAGTTCTCGCGCCGCGCTATATGGCTTGGCTCACTTTCGAGAATGATAATGGCGCGAACATCTATGTCTCTGCCAATCCACTCCGCCCCGGCAGCCGGAAGCGCACCAAGGAGTGCATCGCTTCTGTCCGTCACATCTATATAGATATAGATGAGGATGGAGATGCCCGGCTCGCTGCGCTGCGGGTGTCGGATCGAGTTCCAGCACCCACGACCATTCTCTCGACTTCGCCGGGCAAATATCAGGCGCTTTGGCGGGTCGCCGGCTTTGACTTCGAGCGCCAGGAACAGACGCTCAAGCTGCTCGCCCAAGCCTTCGGCGGCGATCCCGCTTGCACCGACAGAAACCGGGTGCTGCGCATCCCCGGTTTCTTCAACCGGAAGTATTCTCCCGTTCATCCTGTCACGGTCGAATATCCGGCAGATGCCACCTACGGTCCGGGCGACATCCGGCTTGATGATACTGTCGACTCTTGCGTGCTGCCGCTACGCGGGAACGCACGCAAATCACCGTCGTATAAGCACTCCCATTCAGAGAACGATTGGGCCTGGGTTTGCAGCCAACTTGCCCACAACAAAGACCCTGAGAAGCTAACGCGCGAGCTTGCTTCGCGCCGCGCCGATAAACCCGATCCGATCTATTACGCACAGCGCACCGTCGATATTGCTTCGGCTCGCCTTTGGCTTGCCGAGGGCATTCCCATTGGCGATGTCGTCACCATGCTTGAGGTCCGCCGCCGCTTTGAGATTCCCGCCGCCATAGCTGGGGCTCGTGCACGGGAGATTGCGACCACCGCCCAGCACATGATTGCCCATCGAAGGACGGCCTGATTCCACAGCCAAAAGGAGAACGATATGCCACTGCTTGAAGTCACTCAAACCCGTTACGTCAGCGCCTCGATTCGGCTCACGGATACGACCGCATTGCAGCTCGATCAGTATGCCGCATTCATCCACGCATCCGCGGACGAAGTCATGGAGCAAGCGCTCGCCTATGTCTTCGCTAAGGACCGCGACTTTCAGGAGTTCATCAAGTCGCCCGAAGCGCGGCGGATTACGCCCACGCTTCGTGTGCGTAGAGCAGCCGCCAATGATGCAGTAGAGCCGTCCGCAAAGAAGCCGGTTTCCGCCGCGTCATCGGCAGCCAATATACCGGCAATCGTGGCGGGATCGAAGGCATGATCCTGCGCCTACAGGGGTGGCAGAGCCACTACGGCGCTTTGCGCCGGAAGAATTTGGACACTCCATCCCTAGCAGGGTGCTGTTTAGCTCCCTGCGGGAGCCAATGGGTTCCATCGTAAACACAGCGACTTACGAAATACAGGGAGCTTATCGGCTCCACACGATTTTCCGAAATTGGAGGTAATTGCGATGCCGATTTTGAGTTCAGAGACACCGCACAAGCGCGGCGCTATCCGTGGCCGCGAGAGCCGCAATCACACCCTCACAACCAAATTAACCGAAGCCGAACAACGTGCCGTGGAAGCTACTGCCGGTGCTGAAATGAAAACCACCGGAGAGTGGTTGCGTGACTTGGCGCTGCGCGCCATTGATGAAAACTCGGACATGAGCACCAGTACAGTTGCTCTGCCCGAAATCATTGGTGTGCGCTTGCTGCTTGTCAATGTCCTTCGCACGCTCGCTACCGGGCAGAGATTGACCCCGGAAGCGTTCGACAAACTGCTCGACGAGATCGGCACAGCCAAGTACGAACTGGCAGGAAAACTTGTGTCTGAGCGCAAGAGGTAGATGTATGCGGAACGCCACATGGGGTCGCAAAGAATCGGTCGTCTGGCCCTATCAAATTCCGATCTACACTTACAGCACGGCGTTCTTTTCTGTTGTGCTGACTTTCCTCTTTGTCTGCGGCTGGATTCGTCTCGCCACGACACCTTTGCAGAGGTACTACCTGCCACTTTACGAGCGCACATCGGTAATCGGCGCGTTCAGCAAAAGCCATCGGAGCAACTATCGGGTGCTCTTTGTCACGGGGCACGGACTCCCGCCGCAGCCGGCGCACAACGCCGATGTGAGGCTGGGGAGGACTCCGGAACCGGACGACAAAACCATTCCCCTTGCACTTACCGAAGATGCTTTGCAGCATGGATACACGCTCCTTTTCCGTGGTCCGCTGCGCAGCTTCGATGATGCCCGGCTGCGCGACTACATGAAGGATGTTATCTACGGAGGAACCAGTCTGCCCGTTTTCTTTCGGCCACCGCTCATCTGCGGCGTGGCGATTTTTCTAATCGCACTGCCATTCGCGGTTTGGAAAGATGTGGAACGGCAGAAACAGCTTCGCTATGGCCGTCGGCTCAAAGGCCCGGAGATGCTGACGCCACAGCAGTTCAACCGGGTCGTCAAAGGCGACGGCATTGGCTTCAAAATCGATGGGATGCGCAAGATGCTGCGCATCCCGGCCCGCGCCGAGGCCCAGCACATGCAGGTCATCGGCGACACCGGGGCCGGTAAAAGTGCTCTACTCGCCCAGGCACTCCGGCAGGTACGCAGCCGGGGTGATTCGGCCATTGTCTATGACCCGGCGCGCGAGTACGTGAAACGGTTTTATGACCCCGACCGCGGCGACATGATCCTGAATCCACTCGACCGGCGCTGCCCCTATTGGGGGCCAGCCGAAGAACTGCGCACCCGATCGGAAGCCAAAGCCCTGGCCGTCTCTTTGTTCCAACCGCCGCAGGACAAGAAGGGCGAGTTTTTCATCGAATCGCCGCAGAAGATATTTGCGTTTCTCATGGCCTACAGGCCGACGCCTGATCAACTTGTCCAGTGGATGTCGAACCCGGCAGAGATCGACCGCAGGTTGCAGGGAACGGAGCACGCCCACCTGATCGACCCGCACGCGCACCAGCAGAGAGCCGGTGTTTTGGCTTCGCTGGGACTGGTTGCCGATAGCCTCCGCCTGCTCCCCAAAAAGAGCGAGGCCAACGGCGCATGGACGGCGACGGAATGGGCTGAGAAACGCCAGGGCTGGATCTTTCTTACCTCACTTCCGGCAGAGCGTGAAGCGTTGCGCCCCTTGCAGAGCTTGTGGATTGATTGGCTGGTTTTGCGCCTGCTCAATGAGCCGACTGCGGCACAGAAGCGTGTATGGTTTGTGATCGACGAGTTGGCGAGCTTGCAAAAACTTCCGCAACTCCATACGGCGATCACCGAGGCGCGCAAGAGCAACAACCCTGTTGTCCTTGGCTTTCAGGGCAAGGCCCAGCTTGAATATCTGTATGGGCATCTGGCCGAGGTCATGCTCTCGCAGCCCGCTACCAGCGTTTGGCTCACCACCAAGGAACCGAATGCCGGCGAATGGGTCTCGAAGTTCATCGGCAAAGTGGAAATCGAGCGGCTGCGCGAGACGCACTTTGACGGCACGCGCTCAGGCCGGAACTTCGCACTCGACCGGCAGGTGGAGCCGCTGGTTCTGGAATCGGAAATCGCCGGTCTCGCCGACCTCCACGCCTACATGAAATATCAAAATTACGTCACGCGATTTTCGTTCCCGTACTTCAACATGCCGGAAGTTGCCGAAGGTTTTGAGCGGCGCGAACGGCCCGACGACAAGCTGCCGTATGATCCCGTGCCTGTCAATGACGCCGAACCGAATACGGAATTGAAACAAGTGCCGGAAGACACACCCACATCGCAGCCCAATACGCTGCCGGTCGCCCAACAGATCGAACCGGAACCGGCCATCGCTCCCGATGCCGACGACCAGCAAAACCTCATTACGCGAGGTTGAGGTGAATCATGCTGACCATCTCCAAACCGCTTTCCGCCAGCCAGGCGCAGACCTATCACGAAAAAGAATTTACGTCTGCCGAGCAGAACTATTGGAAGCAAACCGACACGATACAAGGGGAATGGCACGGTAAGCTGGCCCAGCGGCTCGGTCTCTCCGGCGCAGTAGGGGCCGAGGAATTCGCCCGGCTCTCCGAAGGCCAGAACCCCACGACCGGCGAGCAGTTGGTTCGCCACCGCAAGGTGCAGGAATATAAGACAGAAGACGGTAAGACCGTTGCGCCGGTCGAGCACCGTGCCGGGTGGGACGCGACTTTCAGCGCGCCAAAGTCGGTATCGCTGACCGCCCTTGTCGGCGGAGATGACCAGGTGCGCGAGGCCCACCGAGAAGCAGTAAACGTCGCGCTGAATGAGTTGGAACGATATACCCAGGCGCGGATCGGCGGTAACCGTCCGGCTGAAATGACCGGCCAGTTTGTGGCCGCCAAGTTCGAGCACGACACCGCCCGTCCGGTGGAAGGCTACGCCGCGCCTCAACTTCATACCCACGCCGTCATTTTCAATATGACGGAACGTGAGAACGGCCAAATGCGCGCGCTTCAGGAACGGAGTTTCTTTGCCACTCAAAGTTACGCGACCGCTGTCTACCAATCGGAGCTGATGTACCGGCTTCGCAAGCTCGGCTACGAGATCGAACCGGGCAAGAGCGGTGCGCCGGAGATCAAGGGATACTCGCAGGAGTACCTTGACGCTTCCAGTCCCCGGCGTCAGCAGATCGAGGAAGCCCTGGCTCGTAACGGGTTCAGCGGCCCGGAAGCGGCGCAGATTGCGGCCCACAACACACGCGACAAGAAGGTGATTCTGTCACCCGATGAAGTGTTGGCGGCGCATCGCCAGATCGCCGTTGAGTTCGGCAACCAGGCTGACCATGTCGTTGCCGAGGCGCGGAAGAGGCACATCGGACAAACTCAGAAACCGGTGGTCGAGGAACGCCAGAAGCAGGCACACTCCGCTCTGACTTTTGCGCGGGACCGCGGCTTCGAGCGCGAGGCGGTTCAGGATGAGCGGGCGTTGCTTACCGACGCCATGAGGCGCGGTATGGGAGAGACAACCTACCCGGAGATTCGCGCCAGCTTCGAGAGGCGAATTGCATCCGGTGAATTTCAGCTTGTCTCTGGCGAGAAACATGATTCGGCTCGCAGGTTTACGACCGCTGAGATGGTTCAAACAGAAAAAGAGATCGTGCGGACGGTACTGGATGGGCGGGGCCAAGCACCGCAACTGATGCCTATACAACAGGCTGTTCCGCTCACGGATGCTCATGCGCAACTCAACTCATCGCAACGAAATTCCATCGAACAGATACTTACGTCACACGACCGGATACAGGGCTTGCAAGGCAGCGCCGGTGTAGGTAAGACCTCAGCTCTCAAAATTGTGCGTGAAGCCGCCGAGCAGCGCGGCTATGCAGTCGAGGGCTTCGCCCCGACCTCCCGCGCGGCGCGTCAGCTCCGCGACGCCGGCATCTCCGCCGACACGCTGCAAGGTTTCCTCGCCCGCAGCCGGAATGCCGGCGATTCAGCGCAGAAGCATCTTTATATGGTTGATGAATCCTCACTGGCATCGACGAAACAGATGCGGGATCTTCTCGAAAAGATTGGCCCCCAGGACAAGGTTCTGCTCATTGGCGACATCCGGCAGCATCAGAGCGTCGAAGCCGGAAAGCCCTTTGAGCAGTTGCAGCAGGCCGGGATGCAGACTGCGCGGCTCGACCAGATCGTGCGCCAGAAAGACCCCGAACTGCTGCGCGCCGTCGAGCATCTGTCGCGCGGCGAAGTGGCCGAAGGTGTTGCTCTGCTCGATCAGCAGGGGCGGATCACAGAGATTGCCGACCCGCAAAAACGCATTGCCTCGATAGCCCGGAACTATGCCGACAGTCCCGATAACACCATCATTGTTTCGCCGGACAACGCTTCGCGCCGGGCGATCAATCAGGCCGTGCGCCAGGAATTACAGGCGCGTGGGCTTCTCGACAGGAACGACCACGCCATGCGCGTGCTCACGCCGCGCTCCGACATGACTGGCGCGGATCGGGAGTGGGCCGCACGCTACCAAGCTGGTGATGTACTGCACTACATTCGCGGGAGCAAGGAGTCTGGCATTGAGCGCGGCAGCTATACGCAGGTCATGGTTACGAACCCGGACGAGAATCT
This window harbors:
- a CDS encoding VirB8/TrbF family protein, with the translated sequence MTPEQVLLTDQIGNEVYASHYAERKAYRFILACSTVMLLGSLGMNLSLAHRPIANRYIRIDEMGRAQAIQYSDLNYSPREGEVRTYLTDWANYRYTVNRDVIAKKYPLNYYFLSQALASKLMADDNANHLVSQVTAGQIESSDVQVQNVTITTMSEEMVQGTRIARGTALMTLDKFYSAQNSHEPRTEHWLFSITYYLNPKQVSDQSRVFPQYEFINPLGLTITEFHENRVSVDVVTPGTSTTKTTGAAR
- a CDS encoding ATPase, T2SS/T4P/T4SS family; its protein translation is MSYELILPFFPEELRELLLDPSISDLMVNGTTGVFADRNGVVEHIELRTPYTNERLQAAIERVARILGQDLTGQNPILNTRLPDGSRVAVVGPPSSVYGPTLTVRKFNRWFTSDELVAAGSLPRQIRDAVVELIGQRKNGIIAGGTGSGKTTLMKALLDHVPMRERLIVIEQPAELKIAHPNAVRWEAVAAIPGQVAVTPSQLVAAALRHRPDRIIMGEIRDECGYDLLQAMNTGHGGTLSTLHADSALDALDRLADMALSARTNLNQQFIRSQTGKAVDFVLYCERNSTGRRRVRELITVKGYSHADQSFETEELYRVSSAVAA
- a CDS encoding single-stranded DNA-binding protein, with translation MYLNRATLIGYLGNDAEVRTGKNNQKFTTFSIATKTSYKDKESGEYISHTEWHRCIVFGKFGEFAATLKKGAHVQVEGEIRHTEYTPKKAKKPVRTDSIRVASILKLDRAEKAAEEVFEEEIPVEDEAA
- a CDS encoding RepB family DNA primase, which produces MNQVAANFLTRCFASCETIALLLRREDATRPQQRVVTLEQVLAPRYMAWLTFENDNGANIYVSANPLRPGSRKRTKECIASVRHIYIDIDEDGDARLAALRVSDRVPAPTTILSTSPGKYQALWRVAGFDFERQEQTLKLLAQAFGGDPACTDRNRVLRIPGFFNRKYSPVHPVTVEYPADATYGPGDIRLDDTVDSCVLPLRGNARKSPSYKHSHSENDWAWVCSQLAHNKDPEKLTRELASRRADKPDPIYYAQRTVDIASARLWLAEGIPIGDVVTMLEVRRRFEIPAAIAGARAREIATTAQHMIAHRRTA
- a CDS encoding type IV secretion system DNA-binding domain-containing protein, which encodes MRNATWGRKESVVWPYQIPIYTYSTAFFSVVLTFLFVCGWIRLATTPLQRYYLPLYERTSVIGAFSKSHRSNYRVLFVTGHGLPPQPAHNADVRLGRTPEPDDKTIPLALTEDALQHGYTLLFRGPLRSFDDARLRDYMKDVIYGGTSLPVFFRPPLICGVAIFLIALPFAVWKDVERQKQLRYGRRLKGPEMLTPQQFNRVVKGDGIGFKIDGMRKMLRIPARAEAQHMQVIGDTGAGKSALLAQALRQVRSRGDSAIVYDPAREYVKRFYDPDRGDMILNPLDRRCPYWGPAEELRTRSEAKALAVSLFQPPQDKKGEFFIESPQKIFAFLMAYRPTPDQLVQWMSNPAEIDRRLQGTEHAHLIDPHAHQQRAGVLASLGLVADSLRLLPKKSEANGAWTATEWAEKRQGWIFLTSLPAEREALRPLQSLWIDWLVLRLLNEPTAAQKRVWFVIDELASLQKLPQLHTAITEARKSNNPVVLGFQGKAQLEYLYGHLAEVMLSQPATSVWLTTKEPNAGEWVSKFIGKVEIERLRETHFDGTRSGRNFALDRQVEPLVLESEIAGLADLHAYMKYQNYVTRFSFPYFNMPEVAEGFERRERPDDKLPYDPVPVNDAEPNTELKQVPEDTPTSQPNTLPVAQQIEPEPAIAPDADDQQNLITRG
- the mobF gene encoding MobF family relaxase; this encodes MLTISKPLSASQAQTYHEKEFTSAEQNYWKQTDTIQGEWHGKLAQRLGLSGAVGAEEFARLSEGQNPTTGEQLVRHRKVQEYKTEDGKTVAPVEHRAGWDATFSAPKSVSLTALVGGDDQVREAHREAVNVALNELERYTQARIGGNRPAEMTGQFVAAKFEHDTARPVEGYAAPQLHTHAVIFNMTERENGQMRALQERSFFATQSYATAVYQSELMYRLRKLGYEIEPGKSGAPEIKGYSQEYLDASSPRRQQIEEALARNGFSGPEAAQIAAHNTRDKKVILSPDEVLAAHRQIAVEFGNQADHVVAEARKRHIGQTQKPVVEERQKQAHSALTFARDRGFEREAVQDERALLTDAMRRGMGETTYPEIRASFERRIASGEFQLVSGEKHDSARRFTTAEMVQTEKEIVRTVLDGRGQAPQLMPIQQAVPLTDAHAQLNSSQRNSIEQILTSHDRIQGLQGSAGVGKTSALKIVREAAEQRGYAVEGFAPTSRAARQLRDAGISADTLQGFLARSRNAGDSAQKHLYMVDESSLASTKQMRDLLEKIGPQDKVLLIGDIRQHQSVEAGKPFEQLQQAGMQTARLDQIVRQKDPELLRAVEHLSRGEVAEGVALLDQQGRITEIADPQKRIASIARNYADSPDNTIIVSPDNASRRAINQAVRQELQARGLLDRNDHAMRVLTPRSDMTGADREWAARYQAGDVLHYIRGSKESGIERGSYTQVMVTNPDENLVTVRTPSGEQITYDPSRLHGISAYREIEREFAIHDRIQFTAPIKELGVANRDLGTIQQIDGSGRITVRMDGEKEKTVTFDPAQMRHFDHGYAVTSHSSQGITSERVLVNMDTNVHSELINTRFAYVSVSRASHDAQIFTNDAATLAENLGRDVSKASALDFAKSQSPVAHAGLEQAAALKKTPGAGLGLAL